The Psilocybe cubensis strain MGC-MH-2018 chromosome 7, whole genome shotgun sequence genome has a window encoding:
- a CDS encoding Metal resistance protein YCF1: protein MATCHDPEGWQAVSRLRDFDLTPCFEEGLLLSSLLSVAFAFTLLRSLAVCLKQPLERSRRSIWNLRIKLFFLFLSFIASFVNVLLILTQHNVVPVIQAYILEPFAILSILIFTFFNHTRTRTASTFLLIFWPCYALACAIWARTTLLRDPDSVTTIVSLKTVSLGLGLISYAVECLGSEIDPPADKAVKENPIVTANIYSVWTFSWMTALMKKGAVRVITEDDLPPLRTFDESVNLGNDLKKAMERHTLWKALFIAYGGPYAFAAFLKVIQDFLAFLQPQLLRLLLAYISLYQETRFHPEQRPSKWEGFALAAVMFVASVVQTISLNQYFQRTFETGMRVRAGLVTAIYTKALVLSNDERTRASGDIVNLMSVDATRLQDLCTYGLIAISGPLQITLAFVSLYNLLGWAAFVGVAIMIVSIPLNTFIARILKRMQEEQMKNRDKRTRLMSELLANIKSIKLYAWEYSFIRKISDVRNNQELKMLKKIGITTSWNMALWSGIPLLVAFSSFATAAVTSSRPLTSDVIFPAISLFMLLQFPLAMFSQVTSNIIEAVVSVQRLASFLSADELQVDARKLIEKPNLQLGEEVLSIVDADFSWSKTNVEPTLEGISLSVKKGELVGIFGRVGAGKSSLLSAIIGDMNRREGTVTLYGSIAYAPQNPWILSTTVRENILFSHEYDETFYNLVIEGCALGQDIALLPQGDLTEVGEKDNIIGPNGLLSTKARILVTNSIAFVHQFDTIAFIRRGIMLEKGSFQHLIANPNSEISKLVKGHGTSNNTSGSSTPFHSSGSATPSGEDLSQAEYLKDNVQANILSEKLRHRQSFEKARLTTNLTTQKASQGLSKEHQEQGRVKIEVYKQYIKAASKTGFTFFLFATVSQQAASVLATLTLRYWGEHNREVGDNSGMFKYLLVYGLFSLSSSLLGALSAITMWVFCALRSSKRLHDAMLDSLMKAPLSFFELTPTGRILNLFSRDTYVVDQILARVIQGLCRTLAVCLFIIIVIGTSFPPFLIALFPLGWFYLRVMKYYLATSRELKRIDAVTRSPIFAWFSESLAGLSTIRAFHQQSVFIGINQKRIDHNQICYLPSISVNRWLAVRLEFVGAMIILIVACLAVSALITTGVDAGLVGLVLSYALNTTSSLNWVVRSASEVEQNIVSVERILHQTNIEPEAPQELPDAKPSDEWPSEGSIEFRNYSTRYRAGLDLVLKNVSVNIKPREKIGVCGRTGAGKSSLLLALFRIIEPVSGTILIDTVDITKIGLHDLRSALSIVPQSPDLFEGTLRDNIDPIGAHSDAEIWIALEQAHLKDYVETLPEKLDAPVREGGSSLSAGQKQLLCFARALLRKSKILVLDEATSAVDLDTDKAIQEIIRGPAFANVTMLTIAHRLNTIMESDRVLVMDAGKVSELDTPNNLLGNSSSIFYSLAKEAGLV, encoded by the exons ATGGCCACCTGCCACGATCCCGAGGGTTGGCAGGCAGTCTCGCGTCTAAGGGACTTTGATCTCACACCCTGCTTTGAAGAGGGTCTGCTTCTGTCCTCTTTGCTTTCTGTCGCATTCGCGTTCACTTTGTTAAGGTCACTGGCTGTTTGTCTCAAGCAGCCATTAGAGCGATCTCGCAGAAGCATCTGGAATTTGAGGATAAAACTC tttttccttttcttatCGTTCATTGCCAGCTTTGTGAATGTACTACTCATACTGACTCAGCACAATGTTGTCCCGGTTATTCAAGCCTACATCTTGGAACCCTTCGCCATCTTGtcaattttaattttcacgTTCTTCAACCACACTAGAACCAGGACTGCGTCGACTTTTCTTCTCATCTTCTGGCCGTGTTACGCACTTGCATGTGCTATCTGGGCTCGCACGACCCTGTTGAGAGATCCCGATTCAGTAACCACCATCGTGTCACTCAAAACGGTGTCTCTCGGTCTAGGGCTCATATCTTACGCAGTCGAGTGCCTCGGTAGTGAAATAGATCCCCCCGCAGACAAAGCCGTCAAAGAAAACCCCATCGTCACAGCCAATATCTACAGCGTTTGG ACCTTCTCATGGATGACGGCGCTCATGAAAAAGGGCGCCGTGAGAGTGATCACAGAAGATGATCTCCCGCCATTGAGAACATTTGATGAATCTGTCAACCTCGGTAACGACCTCAAAAAAGCGATGGAAAGACA CACTCTTTGGAAGGCGCTGTTCATTGCTTACGGAGGCCCATATGCTTTTGCGGCTTTTTTAAAAGTAATCCAAGACTTCTTGGCATTCCTCCAACCCCAGCTTCTCCGCCTCCTATTGGCGTACATTTCATTATACCAAGAAACGAGGTTCCACCCTGAACAGAGGCCTAGTAAATGGGAAGGTTTTGCACTCGCCGCCGTGATGTTTGTTGCATCCGTGGTACAGACAATAAGTCTCAACCAG TACTTCCAACGAACATTTGAAACTGG CATGCGCGTCAGGGCAGGCCTTGTTACTGCTATCTATACCAAAGCGCTGGTCCTTTCAAATGATGAACGGACTCGCGCATCGGGTGACATTGTCAATTTGATGTCTGTGGACGCGACGCGGTTGCAGGATCTTTGTACATATGGACTTATCGCCATCTCTGGTCCTTTGCAG ATCACTCTCGCCTTTGTATCGTTGTACAATCTGTTGGGCTGGGCAGCCTTTGTTGGGGTAGCAATCATGATTGTGTCTATCCCTCTGAACACCT TTATCGCCCGTATTCTCAAGCGAATGCAAGAGGAACAGATGAAAAACAGAGACAAGCGCACTCGCCTAATGAGCGAGCTATTGGCCAACATTAAAAG CATCAAACTCTATGCTTGGGAATACAGTTTCATTCGCAAGATCTCCGACGTTAGAAATAACCAAGAACTCAAgatgttgaaaaaaattGGAATCACGACA TCCTGGAATATGGCTCTTTGGAGTGGGATTCCGTTGCTTGTAGCATTCAGTTCTTTCGCCACTGCAGCTGTGACTTCATCGAGACCGCTCACGTCCGATGTGATCTTCCCCGCGATTTCGCTCTTCATGCTTCTCCAATTTCCATTGGCTATG TTTAGTCAAGTGACTTCGAACATCATCGAAGCTGTCGTATCAGTACAACGCCTTGCGTCGTTTCTTTCAGCCGACGAACTTCAAGTCGACGCTCGAAAACTCATCGAGAAACCCAACCTTCAACTTGGCGAAGAA GTGTTATCAATTGTTGATGCAGACTTCTCATGGTCAAAAACTAACGTAGAGCCGACCCTTGAAGGAATAAGTCTTTCCGTCAAAAAGGGGGAACTGGTTGGTATCTTCGGCCGTGTTGGCGCAGGAAAG TCGAGCTTACtctctgctatcattggagaCATGAATCGTAGGGAAGGTACGGTTACACTCTATGGGAGTATTGCTTATGCGCCTCAGAACCCTTG GATTCTTTCGACCACTGTGCGCGAGAATATTCTGTTCTCCCATGAATACGACGAAACGTTCTACAACCTTGTGATTGAAG GGTGCGCATTAGGACAAGACATAGCGTTGTTGCCTCAAGGTGATCTCACTGAAGTAGGAGAAAAGG ATAATATCATCGGTCCGAATGGCCTTCTCTCTACCAAGGCACGTATTCTAGTGACAAACAGCATCGCTTTTGTCCATCAATTCGATACCATCGCCTTCATTCGACGAGGTATCATGTTGGAAAAAGGTTCTTTCCAACACCTCATTGCGAATCCTAACAGCGAAATATCAAAATTAGT AAAAGGTCATGGCACCAGTAACAATACATCCGGGTCTTCAACGCCGTTCCATTCCAGCGGAAGCGCCACGCCGAGTGGTGAAGACCTTTCCCAGGCAGAATATCTCAAAGATAATGTGCAAGCCAACATTCTATCAGAAAAATTGCGCCATAGGCAGAGCTTTGAGAAGGCTCGGCTTACCACCAATCTGACTACACAAAAAGCTTCTCAAGGGCTTTCGAAGGAGCATCAGGAGCAAGGCCGGGTGAAAATTGAGGTTTACAAACAGTATATCAAAGCCGCTTCGAAAACTGGCTTTACTTTCTTCCTGTTCGCAACTGTCTCTCAACAGGCTGCGTCTGTATTGGCTACTTTAACATTGCGTTACTGGGGAGAACATAATCGGGAAGTAGGCGATAATTCTGGCATGTTCAAATATCTGCTCGTCTATGGCctattttctctttcctcgAGTTTACTTGGGGCCTTGTCGGCTATCACCATGTGGGTATTTTGTGCACTCCGAAGTTCAAAAAGGCTCCATGATGCG ATGCTTGATTCGCTGATGAAAGCGCCCTTGAGCTTCTTTGAACTCACACCTACTGGACG AATTTTGAACCTCTTTTCGCGCGATACTTATGTTGTGGACCAAATCCTCGCCCGAGTGATTCAAGGCTTGTGCCGAACGCTTGCTGTGTGTTTGTTCATTATTATCGTCATCGGTACTAGCTTCCCGCCATTTTTAATTGCCCTTTTCCCTCTCGGATGGTTCTATTTGAGGGTCATGAA GTATTACCTTGCTACCTCTCGAGAACTGAAGCGCATTGATGCGGTGACGCGGTCGCCTATATTTGCTTGGTTTTCTGAATCTCTAGCTGGACTGTCTACCATTCGTGCTTTCCACCAGCAATCGGTCTTCATTGGGATTAACCAAAAGCGCATTGATCACAATCAAATTTGTTACCTTCCAAGTATTTCCGTTAATCGCTGGCTAGCAGTTCGACTCGAGTTTGTTGGGGCCATGATCATCTTGATTGTTGCCTGTCTTGCAGTATCTGCATTAATTACTACAGGTGTTGACGCTGGCCTTGTGGGATTGGTCCTTTCGTATGCTTTGAATACAACCTCTTCGTTG AATTGGGTAGTCCGATCGGCTAGCGAGGTAGAACAGAATATTGTTAGTGTGGAACGAATTTTGCACCAGACAAACATAGAACCTGAGGCACCACAAGAGCTTCCTGATGCAAAGCCCAGCGACGAGTGGCCATCAGAGGGCTCTATCGAGTTTAG AAATTACTCAACTCGATACCGAGCCGGATTGGACTTGGTATTGAAAAATGTCTCAGTTAACATT AAACCAAGGGAAAAAATTGGAGTTTGCGGCAGGACTGGAGCTGGAAAATCCTCA CTTTTACTCGCCCTCTTCCGAATTATTGAACCTGTTTCTGGGACCATATTGATTGATACTGTGGACATCACAAAGATAGGATTGCATGATT TGCGCTCAGCTTTATCTATTGTACCACAGTCACCCGATTTGTTTGAGGGAACATTGCGTGACAATATTGATCCCATTGGTGCACATTCGGATGCAGAAATATGGATTGCACTGGAGCAG GCACATTTAAAAGATTATGTTGAAACGCTACCAGAGAAATTGGATGCACCAGTTCGTGAAGGTGGTTCTTCATTGTCGGCTGGACAGAAGCAATTACTTTGCTTTGCTCGAGCATTGTTGCGCAAG TCTAAAATATTGGTTTTGGATGAAG CTACTTCTGCTGTTGATTTGGATACAGATAAAGCTATTCAAGAAATTATTCGTGGACCGGCATTTGCAAATGTCACTATGCTGACTATTGC ACACCGCTTAAATACTATTATGGAATCAGACCGAGTATTAGTTATGGATGCTGGAAAG GTGTCAGAACTTGATACACCCAACAATTTACTAGgaaattcttcttcaatattttatTCTTTAGCTAAAGAAGCAGGATTAGTATAA